accccatctctctctcccacttacttccttcctgtcagtcttcactttcctatctgaataaaaggcaaaaaagcccccAAAAGAGTGTGTTATAAGAGTATTTAAAAGTATATGTGTTAttataaagtaaaaaaaaactcttcagGGGACCTTTACCTTTAAAAAACCCTGTGTGTTATTATATCTAAGTCAATGGCTGTAGCGTACATTATGCAGATGGATGACATTCTTTCCACTTGCCAGATGTTATATTCATCCTTGTTATTCTTCCTCTGCATcacattatattttattatataataactTTGAGTTGCCTCTCAATCCATGGGTTTGGGAACATATGCTGTTTGTACAGACCCAATCAGACTCACTCATGTGGATTTATATGCATTTCGTTTACTTTGCCACCTACGTTCTCAGACAGGTGACTGATTAAATCACTTCACAGAAGTGATCATCACCCTTTGCAGACTTCCGGGTATCACTCACCAGAAACCCAAAGAATGGCCAACCGGAAACAGCTTGCATTAGTCAGGTTTAATCCCCCATGCATCCTCcctccccagacacacacacacacatacacatacacataaacacaaacacctcacacattctttctctcagacacacacacacatttgctgcACAATATAACTAAAacattccttgtttgtttacgcaaacctggccaataaagctgattctgattcagaTTCAGTACCGCTCAGTATGTCCATCAGTAGCTGGACAACCCCCCagtaaccccccacacacacacacaccacaagacttttagcacttttacatccctctccctatgctacagaccttttatttatttttattatttcatcacacgtcagaacacacacacacacacatatctgactttctccaacttttgcacatctccatagaacattttatttattatttttgatttctcctccatctacccatgtccttgattgcctagcctttctgcccccacccccccaacacacacacacttacatcatcactgtcatcacttcacatacatacaacacactgcttgctacagtaagcctcccctacatacttgctgcacactgccccctacatacacagcacattgtctacaggatcttctccaacacacatcctctacatactttacagcacactgcccactgcacacacacacagtcactgctccactccctccatacacacacatcttcactgtcatcactcacatacatcatacatacagtactctgctttgcaatagtaagtccctgcccctgccccattaatgcaataaataggctgacaccagacataatttcactgcatttcttacttccagtaactatatgcatgtgacaataaacttccttgtatccttgtatccttgtatttaaatagcctactcatttgtattttaaattCCAGAATATGTATTCTGTTACGAATTGCCTATTTAAAATCGTCTGCTGCCTACGAATTTACCAGGAACGCGCATCAATTCGGTCTCTGCGTCCGTTGAGTGTGGAAAATAAAACTGGACCAAGTTTATAAAGTCTACTGATGCTCTAACAAGGACGAACAATGCGTCTGCAAATACGGGTGACGTACAACTCTTGATCAACGGATGTGCGCAAGGCTCGATGCGGATGTCCGCGTGTGCTTACCCGCCACTACGCTACAAGGGCACAACGTGCGCTTGCGCTTCTTAAACAAAATGGACATTGAATTTGATGAGAAGTTGTGTGAGGAGGTCCGTCGCTATCCGCACCTGTACAATCCGTCTTTAAAACAATATAAAGACTTGCAGGCATGCAATAAGTCGTGGCGGGAAATTTCTCAGACTTTGGGAAGAGAAGAGATTCTGTGTCGGAATAAATGGAAATATTTAAGAGACAGATTTGTGAAGGCAAAGAAGATGCTCAGGGGGCGAAGTAGCGATGACGGGAACGTTCCTCGCATGTTCTCACTTTTGAGCTGGCTCTCCGATTATGTGAATCACCGGGTCCGCGACCGGGACCGAAATCATGAGTTCCGGCGTTCGACCAGAGGTACGTGAATCAAATTGATGTCTATAATGTTGGGGTTATGATGGGTAACTTTTGATAGGCTGTAGcatatcatttttgttttgtttacattttatgGACAAAAAGATTCAGGCTATGCAAATACACATAGCACAAATATAAGGATAAAGAGTTATTAACTAATTTGGCAATGCCCTATAAGCCAGACAAGACATTTCTCTGTCTCCCAAAAGTCAGGAATAGCTCAAGGTTACATCACCTCAGGGAACATTTTTCTCTCTGAGACTTGACAAACTGAAAGTACCCAAGCGCAACTCACGTTTTATAGTGGTATAGCATGCAGTCTATTCACTTAGCtgatctgaactgaactgaaacagcTGAATAAGTTTCATACGTCTTTTAAGGCACCGTTCAGCTTCTTGACTCTGTACTGTTACCTGGAAAGTCTGAAGAGGTTGCTGTGGACTTTGGTGAAGTCATCACTGATAAATTATATTGACGGAACAATTAATGTAATTGGCAATTAATCATTTTGTATCGGAAGGGGACAGGATGCCTATGTGATTGGCTATGAAATTAAACAGGTTTTAACAGGTAAcactgtgatttgtgtgtgcttgggggGCTACCTGTTAGAGACTATGTTTGAATAAATCTGGCCTCCATTATGATTCTAGCATGCCCTCAGTTCTGTTCTCTTCCCCAGGGAACTCTACTCCATCTCTGCTGCCAGTGACTCCATCTCCAGCTGCGCCTCCAACAGCAGGGCTACCACCCGTGACCTCCGCCTCAGCCTCCCCCCAGTCGCCCCTCAGCCCGGCCTCCTCAGTGTCCACCGGTGACTCACCgttctccaccacctccacgtCCCGGAAGAGGAAATCCTCGTCCAGCGTCATGGAGGACGCCCTCCTCCGCCTGCTCCAACAGAACGATCGCACCAGAGACAGCCAGAGTCAGAGGGAGGAGCAGCGCTTTGGGATGATGGTGGCGGACATGCTGGCCAAGCTTCCAGTTCCTGAGCGCATGGAGGCGCAGTTTGAAATCTACCAGCTTCTTTATCTGAAGCAGAAGAAAGTATTTGAAAAGAGCCAGTAATCTGACAATAATGTATTATTGAAGacttttgtaaatatttttttgtaaaaaatagATTTactgctttttatattttatttgattCAACGTATACATTTGCATATTTGCTAGAAGATTGTCTACTGTTTTAGAAAAATTGTAAAGATTAAGATCATATAAtccacttaaaaaaataattgattaGACTACTGTGGCCAGAGGCCTTTAATGAAAACAGTCAGAGCAGTTCATATTCATTATGTAAATACCACACCGTCTTCACTGAAATCTAAATACAACAAGAAATGTACTCCGGCCTCCACTGATACTGCCATCTGGGAAATAAAACTCTGACGCTCAGTCTGTGGAATAGATCCTTTACTTTTTACCACAATACTCTCTGCAAGTAACACATCCTATTTTATAACCTCTTCAGGAGTTAGGCAAAATAACCAGGATTTCAGATACACAAGAGAGGTCTTCAAATCCTTGTGCTACaggtaggggatttcccacTGCGGTCAATCAACAACCAAATCTATTTAACATCAAACGCAAAATCACCAACACAGCAATCTTTGTGGGCAAAACACATGACCAACAGAGCAGCCTTCAAGAGCATGTCACTGTGGCTATCAAGCAGGCACCGACCTTCATCGGTGCCCATGACAACTCCAGAGGGCGTCCCAGAGCCACCACCCTTCACCACACTCATGATGGGTACTCTACCAACAAATACCAACACATTAGATAATTCCTCTTCTTTGCTGTGGCCATTTTTGATATATTTCCCTCTGAAATATGGTCAATGTAGacaataagaaaaaaatattcatataaacttTACATATTTGttcttaaaggcacactatgcaagattttcacctttatgaagccaatttgatggtaaacgaacttgtaacAGTTGAattgttcacctagcatagctatacagcaaaGACATAGCGagtccctaccgagaaaaccagccatgcaacttccaagagtgGCGCCCCACCAAAACTCGCGAGAatctgaaacattaccttgtcagtagatatagctctttggagttTTTCCCTGTTATTAATCCTTCACCTTcgcaacaaaagcatttgcattgtgtaggctacactgtaaaaaatgaatcCTGGTGCCAAGGAAATTACACACAAAAATCAAGTATGACTTAATTTCTTGAAGCAGTCAGTCGCCTTAAAAAATAACTATTATGTTTTCCCCAAATAAATCCAACTACATTTCCAGGAGAAATATATTCAGAGAAAAATGTTCCCTAAAAGAATTGTGGgaaattgcacaatttctcgcTGATAAATGTGCAGCCTTTTCCTCAAATATTTTGAACATCTGAAAAACGTCCCTTCAGTTGAGATTTTGAAAAGAATGCCTCAAGACGGACGCCATTGAAGTTCAGCATGGAATAGTAAAAGGTAAAGTATTTTGTTCCTACTTGTGAAAGCTAGCATGAAACCTACTACAAATATACAATTAAGTAATGTCACATCACAGGTATATATTTTCATACCAACGTGTTTGACCTACTAGGAAATATTGGTGAAGTTAGCTTAACAGTAGCAAggtcgctaacgttagctgtagAAGCTAGCTGCTACTCAGATGGTTGGTAAACTAACCAGCAAGCTAACCTTAACTTCGGTAGGTTATATTATAACCTTATCAATTTCAAATGGCCAAGTTTATCATCATTTGTAATACTTGGGACACTCTAAACTGACATTAATATATTATTGAGCTCGAATTTATGTCTTAATCTTTTGTAAACTTAATTTGAAAATGGTTGGTTGGAATTTTAATAGCCACTGAGGGgaatagctaacatgctaacgtaGCTGGTTAACATTAGTTAGCCAGGACTCCACTGTTCTAAGCGATCTAGTGTGGTGTCAAATGCTTGTCTGGCACTAAAGGGATCTGTTGACTGACTAATAACGTTAGCTGAGACCACCAGGGCATTCTTTTAGGCATTTGTAGCATACACGGTGTAAGGTAACTGTTGGTGTTGTTGGTTAAGGTTAGGTGCATTGTCCATTCTCAGTAATAGTATTGATATTAGTTAAGTGTCTGTTGGTTTTATTTGGGTTATTTAGCGATTATGTTAACATATTTGAACACAAAACACTTCTGTTTGTCTGCGGTTAAAACAtttggtagcctacatggtaAAATGATGTCAGGATGAATTTTGGAAGTCCTTTGCTAGTTAAGTTAGTTGATATACTGCTGATAGTCAATTGTGGTTCTTGTGTTTATATAATTatggattttgtttgttttaacaggGTTGGCAAAATGCTCATCAAGGTCCAGTACCGTGGACTAAAAAAGTACCTCAAACTGCAGCCTGGTTTTTCTTATGAAAGTTTCATTGAAGAAGGTAAGGTTTTATGTGAGCTTAGCTAATACATTTAAAATCCATGTTTGCATGCATCTGATATCAGATCACTTGGCCAGTGGGTAAGGTAAAAAAGATTTTGTTACCCTTTAGTTGAATTAAATTAACTAAAATTGGAAACtgaatttcttaaattcttaaagCAACCCTTTAAGATTCcaattttgtgtttttgcagaATTTGTGCCAGCAGGTTCTTCTACTCTAAATTCTTCACTTTTCTGAAGTGATATGGAGAGGTCCTCTTCAAACAAAGGGCATCAATCTCCTGGTGCAGGAGAGAACACCTCTGCCATAGGGATGCAGCAGAAAAGGCCAAATGGGtgagcatttaaaattaaaatctcaCTAGGAAAAATCCTTGTCTGTCCTCCAAATGGAAGCCTGGCCCGTGTTCGGTAGTGTCAAACCAACTGGACATCGTTCAATCTTGCAGCACTacacagatctggctgaacgtgaaggcatgttttttagattcagccagatctgctgGCAGATCCAGTGCTGCAAGATCGAACGCTCCATTCATTTGGCTTAACGGAACACGAATTTAGGCAATTTTCTTCCTTcagatacaggtcttgttataatctcctgtacactttcaaaagtTTATAACACTTTTAGTTTGTCTGTAGAgaccctcaccacactaccaaGTGTAATCATATTTTGAGCACTGCCAGTGGTTTAAAatagtgtttgttttttcaacaTGCTTGCTGCCCCCTTAACTTtcactgtagcctatgctgctgtctgtgttgcagtcttgctcaaaactccaccaattaaCACAATTTTGCTACCACACTACCATAAATATACCCTAGGTTGTTTGTGCTCTTGAGTTACACTTTAATACATTTCCTGTGTTTTTAGAGGGTGCAGGTAAGTTTTCTCTTTACAAGTGTATCACCGCTATTGTTTCTCTTTTACCCATAGATGGTCCAGGAGGTTCTGGAGAAGAGttcaggaggagaggaaacaatGGAGGAGTGTAAGAGATTGAGCACCTTGACACACTGCACAAGACGGCATCATATCCTGGTCAGCCACATTGTTGAAATGCatgggtatgttttgttttgtaatgtgaAAAACAAAGTAGAAGCATTATTGTGCACATATAGCCTCTCACACAACTTGCCTGCAGCGTGACAAGAAAAACCTAAATTTGGTAGTAGAATTGTTGTGTAAAAACAATTTtgaactgatgtttgtccttctttacacttctctcatcttcttaaaggaactctggatctcattcatagtcagcattgggtccttggttacctgtctgaccaaggcccctTTGTCCcaggattactcagtttggcttgCATTTTTTGGAGAGTTGGAGGATTTTGTGTAGATGTTGATGAAGATGATATGTTTGTTATATCTCTGTCAGTCGCCtgaatatttttaaatgttttttttaaatgcccaagctattgttgtttttttttttctcaacgtCCAGGTTTAATTTACACTGAATAAATGCTGTTAAATGAAATACTGACTCTCTAATTGTGTATATACACCACATCCTTTAAAATGTATAGTAATAGacttatttaaaacatgcatAACTGCTCAAAATAAGTGAGGCAACTATATTACACGGATTTTATCATGATATTAACCAGAAAAAAATCAGGGAAATTTCCttgatttattttgaatatgctTAATTGCATTGAGATATTTTACACAATTTGTTTTGTATACATGAATAATTTAAGTAAATTTCCATGATTTGTTAAAATCTATATTCTTAAAAATAATAGGGTTATATTTTTCCCTAATATTTTCACGTGTAATAAGTtgcctcatttttttcatgcattcctactgtgtcattttttacagtgtacaggGGGTAAAAGTcgcgagaagtttgctatttacaatagcagagtaacatataaatacatcgggactctagagggagctctaaacTCTCCAAAAATAGCCtacctgcatagtatacctttaagtACAGAACTTGAGGTagtagttaggcctactttccacCATTGTGAGCTGAGAATTACAGAGATCCCAATGGGATTCAGTTAAAAATGTTCTTTTGATGTCggaaacatttttttattattattttgtgttcCCTCATGATAAGCTTTGCAGTAGGGGTGACTtgtatggagctaaatttgtctcaataatatttgtatatgcgcagaggggatccacaaatatttcttgatttgcatgtgtgttttgatatctacaaataaaaaatcatatttgtaacttcattatattgatttttacaaatatagatgtgcatttgtaaataaagtgccatttgtaaaaccgaaaatttgtgaaatgtgattctgcatttgtggatcaccagcacacgatTCTTAAGCTTTCCAAAGTTACTtgtttttgagacgttcttcacatgaaagtcacacaaatccacacgtaaaaggcctactttaattcaccggcacacagaaatcgcatatttgtaacttgtaatccagtagatggcgacatccacaaatatttcttttgACTTGCATTTTAAGTTTTCGTTTTGACATCCACAagtcatatttgtaacttgtaaattggttttcacaattgtacatgtgtatttgtaaatgaaatggcatttgtaaaactgaaaaaagataattgcctttgtgaaaatctaattttgcatttgtggatcaccagcacacagtTTTCGCTtttactaaccatgtgactttaTTTGTGGATCAGCATTTGTGGATCATGCTATTTTTAAGACAAACTTTTTTGCAGAGAGAATAGCCACCCAGAtccagtgaaatattgtagtgaggacaagTTTTGGCAGCCTGTGTAGTCTGACACTTCCTGAGACTGGCCTGCTTAAACACAGTGCATAAGATAGGCTATCAATCACTAATAAGGTCGAGATTTCACTCAAGCGTCTGATGTTCAtaactctgttctagaatctttggttttaacacttaacctgttgaggagtacggtcacaaatatgtgattagaatgtttgCAATCCGAAAGTTCCATATTATGATGCGACAATTACCCTCAgagattttccccatagactgtataaagaacactgaaactatataGATTGTTTGCGTAGAGTTCTAGAAGGAAcaaggaaaataattcactcctcaacaggttaaagcctcggttgctaggtaactataaacaaactcaaagatcgtaattcttgaTTTCGCTTGCAAACTGACGGTTTTATGCGTTTACTAAACAAAGATAATGGAAATGAAACACCACTTTTTcatcaaaaagcttgttgtaaaaggcataacttgttagatttaagaacaaggttcgctagctctgtgtgttaatagcaaagaatctttggttatgagtcccatagaacaacactgccatctactggattagaaAGTGTCAGCAGGCTACTTGTGGATCTGGGTGGCTTCTCTGCCGCAAAGTTTGCCTCAAAAATACGTGATCCACAATGCGAAATGCGAAAACGAAAACTGTGtctgctggtgatccacaaatgcaaaattacaatgaccagaataaatcctttaTGAAtgaaggtagtgaaaatgccctaaaaacagcttatggttaaaatatacatagatttaaaaagtagaatcgatGCAAATCATgcaaatatactttaaaaacaattatttaataaatatttcaggaaaatataagttaataaaattatatttcagtaggctattcaatgtCATTATCCTTAAAACCCAGAGTCCCCCtcataccaggatggttcgacccaacctgtcacatgccacccgtcatcacctgtcaatcactgtcaaaactcaaacg
The Alosa alosa isolate M-15738 ecotype Scorff River chromosome 21, AALO_Geno_1.1, whole genome shotgun sequence genome window above contains:
- the LOC125286639 gene encoding transcription factor Adf-1-like isoform X2 is translated as MDIEFDEKLCEEVRRYPHLYNPSLKQYKDLQACNKSWREISQTLGREEILCRNKWKYLRDRFVKAKKMLRGRSSDDGNVPRMFSLLSWLSDYVNHRVRDRDRNHEFRRSTRGNSTPSLLPVTPSPAAPPTAGLPPVTSASASPQSPLSPASSVSTGDSPFSTTSTSRKRKSSSSVMEDALLRLLQQNDRTRDSQSQREEQRFGMMVADMLAKLPVPERMEAQFEIYQLLYLKQKKVFEKSQ
- the LOC125286639 gene encoding transcription factor Adf-1-like isoform X1, which gives rise to MDIEFDEKLCEEVRRYPHLYNPSLKQYKDLQACNKSWREISQTLGREEILCRNKWKYLRDRFVKAKKMLRGRSSDDGNVPRMFSLLSWLSDYVNHRVRDRDRNHEFRRSTRVLFSSPGNSTPSLLPVTPSPAAPPTAGLPPVTSASASPQSPLSPASSVSTGDSPFSTTSTSRKRKSSSSVMEDALLRLLQQNDRTRDSQSQREEQRFGMMVADMLAKLPVPERMEAQFEIYQLLYLKQKKVFEKSQ